One window of the Salvelinus fontinalis isolate EN_2023a chromosome 2, ASM2944872v1, whole genome shotgun sequence genome contains the following:
- the srcin1a gene encoding SRC kinase signaling inhibitor 1 isoform X2, translating into MGNAPSQANAGACYPKQDPSERGGGHMISTDDLEYPREYRTLGNGTRRFSNVGLVHTSEHRHTVIAAQSLEALTNLHKVDMERKRDAFMDHLKNKYPPQLQHPGHQHHNPPSPSPSHGSMRQPDRERAAREQQQPNYWSFKVSASRSPRHSQSTQSGLADQAAKLSFASAESLAETMSEADIPLGFSRTNRFRQSLPLSRSASQNKLRSPGVLFLQFGDETRRVHITHELSSLDTLHALIVHMFPQKLTAGMLKSSNTAILIKDEASNVFYELEDIRDIQDRSIIKIYRKEPIYASYPATHLVNGDPRRDLVYTSRESSPTRRLNTLPSSSASPPSGSPSRSRLSYSGGRPPSFAGPGSHPQLQQHSQHQQHPQQHQPQHSHHPGAGSHHGGPNAGLSSSPSAILERRDVKPDEEVSGKNMMLVKEGLYADPYSLVHEGRLSIASTQSLAAIGDPFSFPVSGGLYRRGSVRSLSTYSAAALQGELEDALYKPGGPLYSDSYSSATLGMGYRMPPSSPQKIPDMQLRDRGDSYSSSPSRASPVRQTFRKDSASSSVFVESPKSRPSSSSDPLSLQAGPGGDGSRFAPGYSSPLPGETSESRDRLERLDRMEAMEKQIASLTGLVQSVLTKAPDSDSTCGLLRLCMMAGCPPDQGSEFSRPFPFSSSEKTESNSDGSATGTGRLKRKALTPSAPLALMPPPPSGDSQVTTVTRLQMQLHLHALQQNATDLGKQLSQLRKMQLQNQDSVKTLLKRTEKELNVRVSDALRKQEDPLQRQRLLVEEERLKYLNEEEFIIQQLHDLEKSVEDIQKGSSVNHKLVTVQELEEKASLLRKLGETLTELKNQFPSLQSKMRVVLRVEVEAVKFLKEEPHRLDALLKRCKSVTDTLTTMRRQVNEGVWKKQEDFPKHSSEDLRRSSDFDMPTSPPLNLSDLRGVSSLSNWSPHSSHSHSHSHGHSQPSSGPHRDNPPPVPHKGRALEELANRAAADKAVSVEVRLAAERDWEEKRASLTQYSAQDINRLLEETQAELMKAIPDLDFAAKQINKPSFNTPSQSQTPQSGGGTPEQRPTKPQHATHKLSGKEPGSRRASDAEQLTVTRYRTEKPSKSPPPPPPRRSFPSSPAGLITRSGETLIPGKSMKSEVEEAEAQKPYVKLRRTVSENPRPASTPPTLASGDKEEGEEDKIAAELELSRASLDCSGIQWKQGSSECTASILASHSQAQSMALPGPSFSPVPRIGLTEYVSVLLSPSEGFVRDLTQDHQMSPTVDQSRSQTAPPQTVSQIQEVSKGKDPVSQPQRKPSRRGELRILESFEKEEEREEREELSLVLTELEVMVMSPSETQKLSRTWGEALQTLTIPPQPSEGSTETRLCGAPLLVLFRETVTVREAYRKLQLLLGREEDTGSSKVDPKTRAGSSHSSLSSSLSTLGSRITLAPEQQDSLREALRRGVETGARNLTLPHSTGTKSILATLPEPSQDSAEAAVKPKGSAGCKESQAREEQGLNPWKQGEDIRSSTYSRLDSLDETIRELENTLLELSGHPTTVHLSNRTLPTDTALSEAPDPAQTPGTITSETKKPPVPPKPKPSYTPATMTKGGNSSSAVGKVHSSAASRLKHLQQSSTEKTKTGKREDFLKGQQQICPPWVSFLLEPQLKAHGNSSSSIEPLLSGTKAASFSGRLSSSSASTVFAPGLRKYPQEGALSSLTASSSQAKALLASLSASSLSASSLSAEALLLSSTFRQHRLLREQQRASSLPLSNGRSSNSTNTSITTSSSSSSTSPTSTTSTPSSSPSSPTPLTSLNLSSVGLKPSGRSLQCSGSISYKERDSKTLPKPVSPSNSQ; encoded by the exons cAACAACCCAACTACTGGAGTTTTAAGGTCAGTGCT AGTCGTAGCCCACGTCACTCCCAGTCCACCCAATCTGGGCTAGCTGACCAGGCCGCTAAGCTGTCCTTTGCCTCGGCTGAGTCTCTGGCTGAGACCATGTCTGAGGCTGACATCCCCCTGGGGTTCAGCCGAACCAACCGCTTCCGCCAGAGTCTACCCCTGTCCCGCTCAGCCAGCCAGAACAAGCTTCGCTCCCCAG GCGTGCTGTTCCTGCAGTTTGGGGATGAGACGCGGAGGGTGCACATCACCCACGAGCTGAGCAGCCTGGACACGCTGCACGCCCTCATCGTGCACATGTTCCCCCAGAAGCTGACGGCGGGGATGCTCAAGTCCTCCAACACGGCCATCCTGATCAAGGACGAGGCGAGCAACGTCTTCTACGAGCTGGAGGACATCCGGGACATCCAGGACCGCAGCATCATCAAGATCTACCGCAAGGAGCCCATCTACGCCTCCTACCCCGCCACACACCTGGTCAACGGGGACCCAAGG AGGGATCTGGTGTACACGTCCCGAGAGTCCTCCCCCACCCGCCGCCTCAACACCCtgccctcctcctctgcctcgcCCCCATCCGGCTCCCCATCCCGCTCCCGTCTGTCCTACAGCGGGGGTCGGCCTCCCTCCTTCGCCGGGCCGGGTAGTCACCCCCAGCTCCAACAACACTCCCAGCACCAGCAGCACCCCCAGCAGCACCAGCCCCAGCACTCCCACCACCCTGGAGCCGGCTCCCACCACGGGGGCCCCAACGCCGGCCTGTCCTCCTCCCCTAGCGCCATCTTGGAGCGCCGCGACGTCAAGCCCGACGAGGAGGTTTCTGGGAAGAACATGATGCTGGTGAAGGAGGGGCTGTACGCCGACCCCTACAGCCTGGTACACGAGGGGCGCCTCAGCATCGCCTCCACACAGTCGCTGGCCGCCATCGGAGACCCCTTCAGCTTCCCCGTGTCCGGTGGGCTGTACCGCCGCGGCTCTGTGCGTTCCCTCAGCACCTACTCTGCTGCCGCCCTGCAGGGGGAGCTGGAAGATGCCCTGTACAAGCCTGGAGGTCCCCTCTACTCTGACTCCTACTCCTCAGCCACTCTGGGCATGGGCTACCGCATGCCCCCCTCCTCCCCGCAGAAGATCCCTGATATGCAGCTGAGGGACAGGGGGGACTCGTACTCCAGCTCCCCCAGCCGAGCCTCCCCGGTCAGGCAGACCTTCCGCAAGGACTCAGCATCCTCTTCCGTGTTTGTGGAGAGCCCCAAGTCCAGGCCCAGTTCCAGCTCTGACCCTCTGTCCCTGCAGGCCGGGCCGGGAGGGGACGGGAGCAGGTTTGCGCCGGGATACAGCTCCCCACTCCCTGGAGAGACTTCTGAGTCcag GGATCGATTGGAGCGACTGGATCGTATGGAGGCCATGGAGAAACAGATAGCCAGTCTGACAGGCCTGGTTCAGAGTGTACTGACCAAAGCCCCCGACAGTGACAGCAC ATGCGGCCTACTGCGTCTCTGCATGATGGCGGGCTGCCCTCCGGACCAGGGCTCGGAGTTCTCACGGCCCTTCCCTTTCTCTTCCAGCGAGAAGACCGAATCCAACAGCGACGGCTCCGCCACTGGAA CTGGACGGCTGAAGCGGAAAG CTCTGACGCCGTCGGCCCCGCTGGCTCTGATGCCCCCCCCTCCCTCCGGAGACAGCCAGGTCACCACCGTCACCCGGCTGCAGATGCAGCTTCACCTCCACGCCCTGCAGCAGAACGCCACCGACCTGGGCAAACAACTCTCCCAGCTCCGCAAGATGCAG ctcCAGAACCAGGATAGTGTGAAGACGCTGCTGAAAAGAACGGAGAAGGAGCTGAATGTGCGTGTGAGTGACGCTCTGAGGAAGCAGGAGGACCCTCTGCAGCGACAGCGCCTCCTGGTGGAAGAGGAGAGACTCAAGTACCTCAACGAGGAGGAGTTTATCATCCAGCAGCTCCA TGACCTGGAGAAGTCAGTGGAGGATATCCAGAAGGGTTCGTCTGTCAATCACAAACTGGTGACGGTTCAGGAGCTGGAGGAGAAGGCCTCGCTTCTGAGGAAACTAGGAGAGACACTCACAGAGCTCAAGA ACCAGTTCCCCAGTCTGCAGAGTAAGATGCGGGTGGTGTTGAGGGTGGAGGTGGAAGCGGTCAAGTTCCTGAAGGAGGAGCCACACAGACTGGACGCCCTGCTGAAACGCTGCAAGAGCGTCACTGACACACTGACCACCATGCGCAG GCAAGTGAACGAGGGCGTATGGAAGAAGCAGGAGGACTTCCCCAAGCACAGCAGTGAGGACTTGCGTAGGAGTTCTGACTTTGACATGCCCACCAGCCCCCCTCTCAACCTCAGTGACCTGAGGGGCGTCAGTAGCCTGTCTAACTGGAGCCCCCACTCCAGCCACAGCCATAGTCACAGTCACGGACACAGCCAGCCCTCCTCTGGCCCTCACAGGGACAATCCTCCCCCTGTGCCTCACAAGGGCCGGGCCCTGGAAGAGCTGGCCAACCGCGCAGCCGCTGATAAGGCTGTGTCTGTGGAGGTTCGACTG GCAGCAGAGCGGGACTGGGAGGAGAAGCGGGCTAGTCTGACCCAGTACAGTGCTCAAGACATCAACCGTCTGCTGGAGGAGACCCAGGCTGAGCTGATGAAGGCCATCCCAGACCTGGACTTTGCCGCCAAGCAGATCAACAAGCCCTCCTTCAACACACCCTCCCAGTCTCAGACCCCCCAGAGTGGGGGAGGGACCCCAGAGCAACGCCCTACCAAGCCCCAGCACGCCACACACAAGCTCTCGGGGAAGGAACCTGGCTCCAGACGTGCTTCCG ATGCAGAGCAGCTGACAGTGACTCGCTATCGTACAGAGAAGCCCTCAAAGTCGCCCCCTCCCCCGCCACCTCGACGCAGCTTCCCATCATCCCCGGCTGGCCTGATCACCCGCAGCGGAGAGACCCTTATCCCCGGCAAGAGCATGAAG TCGGAGGTGGAGGAGGCAGAAGCACAGAAGCCCTATGTGAAGCTGCGACGGACGGTGTCTGAAAACCCGCGTCCTGCATCCACCCCTCCCACCCTCGCCTCTGGAGacaaggaagagggagaggaggacaagaTCGCTgctgaactggag CTGTCTAGAGCATCGTTGGACTGCTCTGGCATACAGTGGAAGCAGGGCAGCTCAGAATGCACTGCCAGCATACTGGCATCACACTCACAG GCACAGAGCATGGCCCTTCCTGGTCCAtccttctctcctgtcccccGGATTGGGCTGACAGAGTACGTGTCAGTTTTACTCTCTCCCTCAGAAGGCTTTGTCAGAGACTTGACACAGGACCATCAGATGTCCCCAACAGTGGACCAGTCCCGGAGCCAGACTGCTCCTCCCCAGACAGTCTCCCAGATCCAGGAGGTCTCTAAGGGGAAGGATCCCGTCAGCCAGCCCCAGAGGAAGCCTTCTCGGCGGGGGGAGCTGAGAATCCTGGAGTCCtttgagaaggaggaagagagggaggagagagaggagctgtccTTGGTGCTGACTGAGCTGGAGGTGATGGTGATGTCACCCTCAGAGACCCAGAAGCTCAGCAGGACCTGGGGAGAGGCTCTACAGACACTCACCATCCCACCTCAGCCTTCAGAGGGAAGCACTGAAACCCGTCTGTGTGGGGCTCCACTACTGGTACTATTCAGGGAGACTGTGACGGTCAGAGAGGCCTACAGGAAGCTGCAGTTACTGCTGGGCAGGGAGGAGGACACAGGGTCATCCAAGGTGGACCCCAAAACCAGAGCAGGTTCTTCTCACAGCAGCCTGAGCAGCAGCCTCAGTACCCTGGGTTCCAGGATAACTCTCGCTCCTGAGCAGCAGGACTCTCTGAGAGAGGctctgaggagaggggtggagacagggGCCAGGAACCTGACACTCCCTCACAGCACTGGAACGAAGAGCATTCTAGCCACCCTTCCGGAGCCCAGTCAGGACTCTGCAGAAGCAGCAGTGAAACCCAAAGGGTCTGCAGGTTGTAAGGAGAGCCAGGCCAGGGAAGAACAGGGACTGAACCCCTGGAAGCAGGGAGAGGACATTAGGAGCAGCACCTACAGCAGGCTGGACAGCCTGGATGAAACCATCCGCGAGCTGGAGAACACCCTGCTGGAGCTCAGTGGCCACCCCACCACAGTGCATCTCTCCAACCGCACACTCCCCACTGACACTGCCTTGTCGGAGGCTCCAGACCCAGCCCAGACGCCTGGTACCATCACCTCAGAGACCAAGAAGCCCCCAGTCCCACCCAAGCCCAAACCCTCCTACACTCCTGCCACGATGACCAAG GGAGGAAACAGCTCTTCAGCTGTGGGTAAAGTCCACTCCTCGGCTGCCTCCAGACTGAAGCACCTGCAGCAGAGCAGCACAGAGAAGACCAAAACTGGCAAGAGGGAAGACTTCCTCAAGGGCCAGCAGCAG ATATGCCCACCATGGGTGTCCTTTCTACTGGAGCCACAGCTGAAG GCCCATgggaacagcagcagcagtattgaGCCCCTCCTGTCAGGCACCAAAGCTGCCAGTTTCTCCGGCCGCCTGTCCTCCAGTTCGGCCTCGACTGTGTTCGCCCCGGGTCTGAGGAAGTATCCCCAGGAGGGGGCGCTGTCTTCCCTGACAGCCTCCTCCAGCCAGGCCAAAGCCCTGCTGGCCAGCCTGTCAGCCTCCAGCCTATCAGCCTCCAGCCTGAGCGCCGAggccctgctcctctcctccaccttccgCCAACACCGCCTCCTACGCGAGCAGCAGCGCGCCTCCTCCCTGCCCCTGTCCAACGGTCGCTCCTCCAACTCCACCAACACCTCAAtcaccacctcctcttcctcctcctccacctcccccacctccaccacctccaccccctcctcctcgccctcctccccaacccccctgacctccctcaacctctcctccgtGGGGCTCAAGCCCAGCGGCCGCAGCCTGCAGTGCTCCGGCTCCATCAGCTACAAGGAACGTGACAGCAAGACCCTGCCCAAGCCTGTCTCCCCTAGCAACTCACAGTGA
- the srcin1a gene encoding SRC kinase signaling inhibitor 1 isoform X3 translates to MEYVEDPSANAGACYPKQDPSERGGGHMISTDDLEYPREYRTLGNGTRRFSNVGLVHTSEHRHTVIAAQSLEALTNLHKVDMERKRDAFMDHLKNKYPPQLQHPGHQHHNPPSPSPSHGSMRQPDRERAAREQQQPNYWSFKSRSPRHSQSTQSGLADQAAKLSFASAESLAETMSEADIPLGFSRTNRFRQSLPLSRSASQNKLRSPGVLFLQFGDETRRVHITHELSSLDTLHALIVHMFPQKLTAGMLKSSNTAILIKDEASNVFYELEDIRDIQDRSIIKIYRKEPIYASYPATHLVNGDPRRDLVYTSRESSPTRRLNTLPSSSASPPSGSPSRSRLSYSGGRPPSFAGPGSHPQLQQHSQHQQHPQQHQPQHSHHPGAGSHHGGPNAGLSSSPSAILERRDVKPDEEVSGKNMMLVKEGLYADPYSLVHEGRLSIASTQSLAAIGDPFSFPVSGGLYRRGSVRSLSTYSAAALQGELEDALYKPGGPLYSDSYSSATLGMGYRMPPSSPQKIPDMQLRDRGDSYSSSPSRASPVRQTFRKDSASSSVFVESPKSRPSSSSDPLSLQAGPGGDGSRFAPGYSSPLPGETSESRDRLERLDRMEAMEKQIASLTGLVQSVLTKAPDSDSTCGLLRLCMMAGCPPDQGSEFSRPFPFSSSEKTESNSDGSATGTGRLKRKALTPSAPLALMPPPPSGDSQVTTVTRLQMQLHLHALQQNATDLGKQLSQLRKMQLQNQDSVKTLLKRTEKELNVRVSDALRKQEDPLQRQRLLVEEERLKYLNEEEFIIQQLHDLEKSVEDIQKGSSVNHKLVTVQELEEKASLLRKLGETLTELKNQFPSLQSKMRVVLRVEVEAVKFLKEEPHRLDALLKRCKSVTDTLTTMRRQVNEGVWKKQEDFPKHSSEDLRRSSDFDMPTSPPLNLSDLRGVSSLSNWSPHSSHSHSHSHGHSQPSSGPHRDNPPPVPHKGRALEELANRAAADKAVSVEVRLAAERDWEEKRASLTQYSAQDINRLLEETQAELMKAIPDLDFAAKQINKPSFNTPSQSQTPQSGGGTPEQRPTKPQHATHKLSGKEPGSRRASDAEQLTVTRYRTEKPSKSPPPPPPRRSFPSSPAGLITRSGETLIPGKSMKSEVEEAEAQKPYVKLRRTVSENPRPASTPPTLASGDKEEGEEDKIAAELELSRASLDCSGIQWKQGSSECTASILASHSQAQSMALPGPSFSPVPRIGLTEYVSVLLSPSEGFVRDLTQDHQMSPTVDQSRSQTAPPQTVSQIQEVSKGKDPVSQPQRKPSRRGELRILESFEKEEEREEREELSLVLTELEVMVMSPSETQKLSRTWGEALQTLTIPPQPSEGSTETRLCGAPLLVLFRETVTVREAYRKLQLLLGREEDTGSSKVDPKTRAGSSHSSLSSSLSTLGSRITLAPEQQDSLREALRRGVETGARNLTLPHSTGTKSILATLPEPSQDSAEAAVKPKGSAGCKESQAREEQGLNPWKQGEDIRSSTYSRLDSLDETIRELENTLLELSGHPTTVHLSNRTLPTDTALSEAPDPAQTPGTITSETKKPPVPPKPKPSYTPATMTKGGNSSSAVGKVHSSAASRLKHLQQSSTEKTKTGKREDFLKGQQQICPPWVSFLLEPQLKAHGNSSSSIEPLLSGTKAASFSGRLSSSSASTVFAPGLRKYPQEGALSSLTASSSQAKALLASLSASSLSASSLSAEALLLSSTFRQHRLLREQQRASSLPLSNGRSSNSTNTSITTSSSSSSTSPTSTTSTPSSSPSSPTPLTSLNLSSVGLKPSGRSLQCSGSISYKERDSKTLPKPVSPSNSQ, encoded by the exons cAACAACCCAACTACTGGAGTTTTAAG AGTCGTAGCCCACGTCACTCCCAGTCCACCCAATCTGGGCTAGCTGACCAGGCCGCTAAGCTGTCCTTTGCCTCGGCTGAGTCTCTGGCTGAGACCATGTCTGAGGCTGACATCCCCCTGGGGTTCAGCCGAACCAACCGCTTCCGCCAGAGTCTACCCCTGTCCCGCTCAGCCAGCCAGAACAAGCTTCGCTCCCCAG GCGTGCTGTTCCTGCAGTTTGGGGATGAGACGCGGAGGGTGCACATCACCCACGAGCTGAGCAGCCTGGACACGCTGCACGCCCTCATCGTGCACATGTTCCCCCAGAAGCTGACGGCGGGGATGCTCAAGTCCTCCAACACGGCCATCCTGATCAAGGACGAGGCGAGCAACGTCTTCTACGAGCTGGAGGACATCCGGGACATCCAGGACCGCAGCATCATCAAGATCTACCGCAAGGAGCCCATCTACGCCTCCTACCCCGCCACACACCTGGTCAACGGGGACCCAAGG AGGGATCTGGTGTACACGTCCCGAGAGTCCTCCCCCACCCGCCGCCTCAACACCCtgccctcctcctctgcctcgcCCCCATCCGGCTCCCCATCCCGCTCCCGTCTGTCCTACAGCGGGGGTCGGCCTCCCTCCTTCGCCGGGCCGGGTAGTCACCCCCAGCTCCAACAACACTCCCAGCACCAGCAGCACCCCCAGCAGCACCAGCCCCAGCACTCCCACCACCCTGGAGCCGGCTCCCACCACGGGGGCCCCAACGCCGGCCTGTCCTCCTCCCCTAGCGCCATCTTGGAGCGCCGCGACGTCAAGCCCGACGAGGAGGTTTCTGGGAAGAACATGATGCTGGTGAAGGAGGGGCTGTACGCCGACCCCTACAGCCTGGTACACGAGGGGCGCCTCAGCATCGCCTCCACACAGTCGCTGGCCGCCATCGGAGACCCCTTCAGCTTCCCCGTGTCCGGTGGGCTGTACCGCCGCGGCTCTGTGCGTTCCCTCAGCACCTACTCTGCTGCCGCCCTGCAGGGGGAGCTGGAAGATGCCCTGTACAAGCCTGGAGGTCCCCTCTACTCTGACTCCTACTCCTCAGCCACTCTGGGCATGGGCTACCGCATGCCCCCCTCCTCCCCGCAGAAGATCCCTGATATGCAGCTGAGGGACAGGGGGGACTCGTACTCCAGCTCCCCCAGCCGAGCCTCCCCGGTCAGGCAGACCTTCCGCAAGGACTCAGCATCCTCTTCCGTGTTTGTGGAGAGCCCCAAGTCCAGGCCCAGTTCCAGCTCTGACCCTCTGTCCCTGCAGGCCGGGCCGGGAGGGGACGGGAGCAGGTTTGCGCCGGGATACAGCTCCCCACTCCCTGGAGAGACTTCTGAGTCcag GGATCGATTGGAGCGACTGGATCGTATGGAGGCCATGGAGAAACAGATAGCCAGTCTGACAGGCCTGGTTCAGAGTGTACTGACCAAAGCCCCCGACAGTGACAGCAC ATGCGGCCTACTGCGTCTCTGCATGATGGCGGGCTGCCCTCCGGACCAGGGCTCGGAGTTCTCACGGCCCTTCCCTTTCTCTTCCAGCGAGAAGACCGAATCCAACAGCGACGGCTCCGCCACTGGAA CTGGACGGCTGAAGCGGAAAG CTCTGACGCCGTCGGCCCCGCTGGCTCTGATGCCCCCCCCTCCCTCCGGAGACAGCCAGGTCACCACCGTCACCCGGCTGCAGATGCAGCTTCACCTCCACGCCCTGCAGCAGAACGCCACCGACCTGGGCAAACAACTCTCCCAGCTCCGCAAGATGCAG ctcCAGAACCAGGATAGTGTGAAGACGCTGCTGAAAAGAACGGAGAAGGAGCTGAATGTGCGTGTGAGTGACGCTCTGAGGAAGCAGGAGGACCCTCTGCAGCGACAGCGCCTCCTGGTGGAAGAGGAGAGACTCAAGTACCTCAACGAGGAGGAGTTTATCATCCAGCAGCTCCA TGACCTGGAGAAGTCAGTGGAGGATATCCAGAAGGGTTCGTCTGTCAATCACAAACTGGTGACGGTTCAGGAGCTGGAGGAGAAGGCCTCGCTTCTGAGGAAACTAGGAGAGACACTCACAGAGCTCAAGA ACCAGTTCCCCAGTCTGCAGAGTAAGATGCGGGTGGTGTTGAGGGTGGAGGTGGAAGCGGTCAAGTTCCTGAAGGAGGAGCCACACAGACTGGACGCCCTGCTGAAACGCTGCAAGAGCGTCACTGACACACTGACCACCATGCGCAG GCAAGTGAACGAGGGCGTATGGAAGAAGCAGGAGGACTTCCCCAAGCACAGCAGTGAGGACTTGCGTAGGAGTTCTGACTTTGACATGCCCACCAGCCCCCCTCTCAACCTCAGTGACCTGAGGGGCGTCAGTAGCCTGTCTAACTGGAGCCCCCACTCCAGCCACAGCCATAGTCACAGTCACGGACACAGCCAGCCCTCCTCTGGCCCTCACAGGGACAATCCTCCCCCTGTGCCTCACAAGGGCCGGGCCCTGGAAGAGCTGGCCAACCGCGCAGCCGCTGATAAGGCTGTGTCTGTGGAGGTTCGACTG GCAGCAGAGCGGGACTGGGAGGAGAAGCGGGCTAGTCTGACCCAGTACAGTGCTCAAGACATCAACCGTCTGCTGGAGGAGACCCAGGCTGAGCTGATGAAGGCCATCCCAGACCTGGACTTTGCCGCCAAGCAGATCAACAAGCCCTCCTTCAACACACCCTCCCAGTCTCAGACCCCCCAGAGTGGGGGAGGGACCCCAGAGCAACGCCCTACCAAGCCCCAGCACGCCACACACAAGCTCTCGGGGAAGGAACCTGGCTCCAGACGTGCTTCCG ATGCAGAGCAGCTGACAGTGACTCGCTATCGTACAGAGAAGCCCTCAAAGTCGCCCCCTCCCCCGCCACCTCGACGCAGCTTCCCATCATCCCCGGCTGGCCTGATCACCCGCAGCGGAGAGACCCTTATCCCCGGCAAGAGCATGAAG TCGGAGGTGGAGGAGGCAGAAGCACAGAAGCCCTATGTGAAGCTGCGACGGACGGTGTCTGAAAACCCGCGTCCTGCATCCACCCCTCCCACCCTCGCCTCTGGAGacaaggaagagggagaggaggacaagaTCGCTgctgaactggag CTGTCTAGAGCATCGTTGGACTGCTCTGGCATACAGTGGAAGCAGGGCAGCTCAGAATGCACTGCCAGCATACTGGCATCACACTCACAG GCACAGAGCATGGCCCTTCCTGGTCCAtccttctctcctgtcccccGGATTGGGCTGACAGAGTACGTGTCAGTTTTACTCTCTCCCTCAGAAGGCTTTGTCAGAGACTTGACACAGGACCATCAGATGTCCCCAACAGTGGACCAGTCCCGGAGCCAGACTGCTCCTCCCCAGACAGTCTCCCAGATCCAGGAGGTCTCTAAGGGGAAGGATCCCGTCAGCCAGCCCCAGAGGAAGCCTTCTCGGCGGGGGGAGCTGAGAATCCTGGAGTCCtttgagaaggaggaagagagggaggagagagaggagctgtccTTGGTGCTGACTGAGCTGGAGGTGATGGTGATGTCACCCTCAGAGACCCAGAAGCTCAGCAGGACCTGGGGAGAGGCTCTACAGACACTCACCATCCCACCTCAGCCTTCAGAGGGAAGCACTGAAACCCGTCTGTGTGGGGCTCCACTACTGGTACTATTCAGGGAGACTGTGACGGTCAGAGAGGCCTACAGGAAGCTGCAGTTACTGCTGGGCAGGGAGGAGGACACAGGGTCATCCAAGGTGGACCCCAAAACCAGAGCAGGTTCTTCTCACAGCAGCCTGAGCAGCAGCCTCAGTACCCTGGGTTCCAGGATAACTCTCGCTCCTGAGCAGCAGGACTCTCTGAGAGAGGctctgaggagaggggtggagacagggGCCAGGAACCTGACACTCCCTCACAGCACTGGAACGAAGAGCATTCTAGCCACCCTTCCGGAGCCCAGTCAGGACTCTGCAGAAGCAGCAGTGAAACCCAAAGGGTCTGCAGGTTGTAAGGAGAGCCAGGCCAGGGAAGAACAGGGACTGAACCCCTGGAAGCAGGGAGAGGACATTAGGAGCAGCACCTACAGCAGGCTGGACAGCCTGGATGAAACCATCCGCGAGCTGGAGAACACCCTGCTGGAGCTCAGTGGCCACCCCACCACAGTGCATCTCTCCAACCGCACACTCCCCACTGACACTGCCTTGTCGGAGGCTCCAGACCCAGCCCAGACGCCTGGTACCATCACCTCAGAGACCAAGAAGCCCCCAGTCCCACCCAAGCCCAAACCCTCCTACACTCCTGCCACGATGACCAAG GGAGGAAACAGCTCTTCAGCTGTGGGTAAAGTCCACTCCTCGGCTGCCTCCAGACTGAAGCACCTGCAGCAGAGCAGCACAGAGAAGACCAAAACTGGCAAGAGGGAAGACTTCCTCAAGGGCCAGCAGCAG ATATGCCCACCATGGGTGTCCTTTCTACTGGAGCCACAGCTGAAG GCCCATgggaacagcagcagcagtattgaGCCCCTCCTGTCAGGCACCAAAGCTGCCAGTTTCTCCGGCCGCCTGTCCTCCAGTTCGGCCTCGACTGTGTTCGCCCCGGGTCTGAGGAAGTATCCCCAGGAGGGGGCGCTGTCTTCCCTGACAGCCTCCTCCAGCCAGGCCAAAGCCCTGCTGGCCAGCCTGTCAGCCTCCAGCCTATCAGCCTCCAGCCTGAGCGCCGAggccctgctcctctcctccaccttccgCCAACACCGCCTCCTACGCGAGCAGCAGCGCGCCTCCTCCCTGCCCCTGTCCAACGGTCGCTCCTCCAACTCCACCAACACCTCAAtcaccacctcctcttcctcctcctccacctcccccacctccaccacctccaccccctcctcctcgccctcctccccaacccccctgacctccctcaacctctcctccgtGGGGCTCAAGCCCAGCGGCCGCAGCCTGCAGTGCTCCGGCTCCATCAGCTACAAGGAACGTGACAGCAAGACCCTGCCCAAGCCTGTCTCCCCTAGCAACTCACAGTGA